One part of the Treponema peruense genome encodes these proteins:
- a CDS encoding PilZ domain-containing protein yields MSIVTTQLNNRYYKDYLNTEVTFTKDIIRTLKMDPRQIYIKCAGSQWPCIINSTSFTTAKIILGTKGGAYEVLSKKDPPPLSVRFSFYQQDGQLMSFFVSGKVYTIKEYAGSSDLVIVTVQYTQRPPEDLIGMLGHLLDANVNYLKRREDRIPITAESLRKLGIPKKESIIYIQNVPRHCILSDISFGGAKVILIGIAQYLINKTISLQLEFDEPHEVITLTGIITSTEAVEGRKDILAACIKFDDSSITLSYKIHINNYLTTMRKAELNTTFADDLQQAAGAV; encoded by the coding sequence ATGTCTATAGTTACAACTCAGCTTAATAACCGATATTACAAGGATTATTTGAATACTGAGGTTACATTTACAAAAGATATTATACGCACACTCAAAATGGATCCGAGACAGATTTACATTAAGTGTGCAGGTTCACAGTGGCCGTGTATAATCAATTCCACTTCCTTTACAACCGCAAAGATTATTCTTGGAACAAAGGGCGGCGCTTACGAAGTTTTGTCAAAGAAAGATCCGCCGCCGTTGAGTGTAAGGTTCAGTTTTTACCAGCAGGACGGGCAGTTGATGAGCTTTTTTGTTTCTGGAAAAGTTTATACAATAAAAGAGTATGCCGGAAGCAGTGATCTGGTTATTGTTACCGTTCAGTATACACAGCGCCCGCCGGAAGATCTTATTGGAATGCTGGGACATCTTCTTGACGCAAATGTAAATTATTTGAAGCGCAGGGAAGACAGAATTCCCATTACTGCAGAGTCTTTGAGAAAACTTGGAATTCCAAAGAAGGAAAGTATTATATATATTCAGAATGTTCCGCGTCACTGTATTCTTTCTGATATTTCGTTCGGCGGGGCAAAAGTCATTCTTATTGGAATTGCGCAGTATCTTATCAACAAAACAATTTCCCTTCAGCTTGAATTTGATGAACCGCACGAAGTTATTACGCTTACTGGAATTATTACTTCGACTGAAGCCGTTGAGGGACGCAAAGATATTCTTGCAGCCTGCATCAAATTTGATGATTCTTCAATAACTCTTTCATATAAGATTCATATAAATAATTATCTTACTACAATGAGAAAGGCCGAACTTAATACGACGTTTGCAGATGACCTGCAGCAGGCGGCGGGTGCGGTTTGA
- a CDS encoding phosphoribosylaminoimidazolecarboxamide formyltransferase, whose protein sequence is MSHVEKLAQLIYHSLMKELELKYGCNPNQKPARVYMEDGDLPVTVVNGRPGYINLLDALNGWQLVKELKEATGIPAATSFKHVSPAGAAIGLPLSDTLKKIYYTDDVELTPLACAYARARGADRMSSFGDFIALSDRCDKATALLIKKEVSDGIIAPSYDDDALEILKAKKKGGYCVLQIDPDYVPAQLERKQVFGITFEQGHNFIKLDDECLKNVVTKNKEITAEERNNLLISLIILKYTQSNSVCYVKDGQAIGIGAGQQSRIHCTRLAGDKADKWWLRQSPQVLALEFIDDIKRADRDNTIDVYTSDDYEDVLAEGTWQKFFKVKPAVFTREERKEWISKNTDVAVGSDAFFPFGDNIERAHRSGVKVIAQPGGSIRDDNVIETCDKYGIVMAFTGIRLFHH, encoded by the coding sequence ATTTCTCATGTTGAAAAATTAGCGCAATTAATATATCATTCACTCATGAAAGAACTTGAATTAAAGTATGGTTGCAATCCCAACCAGAAACCGGCCAGAGTTTACATGGAAGACGGCGATTTACCTGTTACAGTAGTTAACGGTAGACCAGGATACATAAATCTGCTTGATGCCCTAAACGGATGGCAGCTTGTAAAGGAACTTAAAGAGGCTACCGGAATTCCTGCAGCCACTTCATTCAAACACGTATCTCCTGCAGGCGCCGCTATCGGTCTTCCGCTTTCAGACACACTCAAAAAAATCTACTACACCGATGATGTTGAACTCACACCCCTTGCATGCGCTTATGCCAGGGCACGCGGTGCAGACAGAATGTCTTCTTTCGGAGACTTCATTGCCCTAAGCGACCGCTGCGACAAAGCAACGGCACTTCTTATCAAAAAAGAAGTAAGCGACGGAATCATTGCCCCTTCTTATGACGATGATGCGCTTGAAATTCTTAAGGCAAAGAAAAAGGGCGGTTACTGCGTTCTTCAGATAGACCCGGACTATGTTCCTGCACAGCTTGAGCGCAAACAGGTATTCGGCATCACTTTTGAACAGGGACACAACTTCATTAAGCTTGACGACGAGTGTCTCAAAAACGTTGTTACAAAAAACAAGGAAATTACAGCCGAAGAAAGAAACAATCTTCTTATTTCACTCATCATCCTCAAGTACACACAGTCAAACAGCGTATGCTATGTAAAGGACGGTCAGGCTATAGGAATCGGTGCAGGACAGCAGAGCCGCATTCACTGTACAAGACTTGCCGGCGACAAGGCAGACAAGTGGTGGCTCAGACAGAGCCCGCAGGTTCTTGCACTCGAATTTATTGACGACATCAAACGTGCAGACCGCGACAATACAATTGACGTTTACACAAGCGATGACTATGAAGATGTTCTTGCCGAAGGAACCTGGCAGAAGTTCTTTAAGGTAAAGCCGGCTGTATTTACAAGGGAAGAACGCAAAGAGTGGATTTCCAAAAATACAGACGTTGCAGTAGGAAGTGACGCTTTCTTCCCGTTCGGAGACAACATTGAGCGTGCCCACCGCAGCGGCGTTAAGGTAATTGCCCAGCCGGGAGGTTCTATCCGTGACGACAACGTAATAGAAACGTGTGACAAATACGGAATAGTAATGGCCTTCACAGGGATAAGACTGTTCCACCACTAA
- the murB gene encoding UDP-N-acetylmuramate dehydrogenase, with translation MSNSIREIGENIKNSQNFRGRVSFDEPLCNHTTMKVGGPAALFLEPADTLSAAEAFLKCFEAGVRVFVLGGGSNIVASDDGFCGAVISTKLMNSVTDEDFVLCCGAGAKIDSVLEYCAQRGIGGLETFAGLPATCGGAAYMNARCYSVDFSELIDRVEYIDLNELSQNSGANVECCVKMYHNTGNGKEWDYKLSPFMGKRTVITRVYLSGKKKDCSEIKAECEKYILDRTQKGHFRAPSAGSVFRNNREFGSPSGVLVDEAGLKGVSVGGAQIAPWHGNFIINTGKATAFDIKSLVELAEQKVFERTGFRMVPEIIFL, from the coding sequence ATGAGCAATAGCATACGTGAAATAGGCGAAAATATCAAGAACTCGCAGAATTTCAGGGGACGGGTAAGCTTTGACGAGCCTCTTTGCAATCATACGACAATGAAGGTCGGAGGACCAGCCGCACTTTTTCTGGAACCGGCTGACACTCTTTCTGCGGCAGAAGCTTTCCTGAAATGTTTTGAAGCTGGGGTGCGCGTTTTTGTTCTTGGCGGTGGAAGCAATATAGTTGCCTCTGATGACGGGTTTTGCGGCGCCGTTATTTCTACAAAACTTATGAACTCTGTTACCGACGAAGACTTTGTTCTTTGCTGCGGTGCCGGTGCAAAAATAGATTCTGTACTTGAATATTGTGCACAGCGCGGAATAGGGGGACTTGAAACATTTGCCGGCCTTCCCGCAACCTGCGGAGGTGCTGCCTACATGAACGCACGCTGCTATTCCGTGGATTTTTCTGAACTTATAGACCGCGTGGAATATATTGATCTTAACGAATTGTCACAAAATTCAGGCGCAAATGTTGAATGCTGCGTAAAAATGTATCATAATACAGGTAACGGTAAAGAATGGGATTACAAACTTTCTCCTTTTATGGGCAAACGTACTGTTATTACCAGAGTTTATCTTTCTGGAAAAAAGAAGGACTGCAGCGAAATAAAGGCTGAATGCGAAAAGTACATTCTTGACAGAACCCAAAAAGGGCATTTCAGGGCACCCAGCGCGGGAAGCGTATTCCGCAATAACCGTGAATTCGGCAGCCCGAGCGGTGTTCTTGTTGATGAGGCAGGTCTTAAGGGTGTTTCTGTCGGAGGAGCGCAGATTGCACCCTGGCACGGAAACTTTATTATTAATACCGGAAAGGCAACTGCTTTTGATATAAAAAGTCTTGTAGAACTGGCTGAACAGAAGGTTTTTGAAAGAACCGGATTCAGAATGGTTCCTGAGATTATTTTTCTATAG
- a CDS encoding DUF192 domain-containing protein, producing MFSLINGVRARTFVALVLFLFVTVFNSSCSGRKFNLPKKELSLTDSRGNTVKVTAEIASSDEERNYGFMNRKSIPDGTGMLFVFENDRTLSFWMKNTPHPLSIAYIDSTGKIADIFDMVPFSLSSVVSTRSVRFALEVPQGWFEKEGISEGSRVLFADGTALRDYSAER from the coding sequence ATGTTTTCTTTGATTAACGGCGTGCGCGCAAGGACTTTTGTTGCTTTGGTGCTGTTTTTGTTTGTGACAGTATTCAATTCTTCGTGCAGCGGACGCAAATTCAACCTGCCCAAAAAAGAACTTTCTTTGACCGATAGCCGCGGTAATACGGTAAAAGTAACCGCCGAGATAGCTTCTTCTGATGAAGAGCGCAATTACGGCTTTATGAACAGAAAGTCTATTCCCGACGGAACAGGAATGCTTTTTGTTTTTGAAAACGACAGGACTCTAAGTTTTTGGATGAAAAACACGCCGCATCCGCTTTCGATAGCTTATATTGATTCCACCGGAAAAATTGCAGATATTTTTGACATGGTTCCGTTCAGCCTGTCGAGTGTGGTAAGTACACGGTCGGTAAGGTTTGCGCTTGAAGTTCCACAGGGATGGTTTGAAAAAGAGGGGATTTCTGAAGGAAGCCGTGTTCTGTTTGCAGACGGGACTGCTTTGAGGGATTATTCCGCAGAACGCTGA
- a CDS encoding tetratricopeptide repeat protein, with protein MNSKNPLDSVYFIKMPEEFKLSVHDIHLDPQIMLPVQKKETDAPGNFNMQELSQEQILAGILTVLAYDRQNPNLDYYRTLMTEARPGIKKELAEAAILKTRNEDWDLAEEIWMALHGLSPEDKAVVLNMALFFDQKADSYRKSSLNEDADAYDDTALNYYKDAMDSDPEIPDAFFNAGFFYLKKRLYADAKGCFESYLALTSDAKDEELGDNGVYKRERAQEVIDKISNRNLENDRFHNAYELIAGGQEEKGLEEIRKFIRDNPAVWNAWFLLGWGLRRLERFEDAKQAFEKARECEGGDESADTLNELAICQMETGELDEAQDSLNQALAYDPDNTKIISNMGYLCLKLGDEEQARKFFMTVLEIDPGDKIAKIELQKLEAEV; from the coding sequence ATGAACTCAAAAAATCCACTTGATTCGGTTTATTTTATAAAAATGCCCGAAGAATTCAAACTTTCTGTGCATGACATTCATCTTGACCCGCAGATTATGCTTCCGGTTCAAAAGAAGGAAACTGACGCGCCGGGTAACTTTAACATGCAGGAACTTTCCCAGGAACAGATTCTGGCTGGAATTCTTACGGTGCTTGCCTATGACAGGCAGAATCCCAATCTTGACTATTACCGCACTCTTATGACAGAGGCCCGTCCGGGAATCAAAAAGGAACTGGCGGAGGCTGCAATTCTTAAGACGCGCAATGAAGACTGGGACCTTGCCGAAGAAATATGGATGGCCCTTCACGGACTTTCTCCAGAAGACAAGGCCGTTGTTCTTAATATGGCACTTTTTTTTGACCAGAAGGCAGACAGTTACAGAAAGTCTTCGCTCAACGAAGATGCCGACGCCTATGACGACACTGCGCTCAATTACTATAAGGATGCAATGGACAGCGATCCTGAAATTCCGGACGCTTTTTTTAACGCGGGTTTCTTTTATCTGAAGAAGCGGCTCTACGCAGATGCAAAGGGCTGTTTTGAAAGTTATCTGGCTCTTACTTCTGACGCAAAGGATGAAGAACTTGGCGACAACGGAGTGTACAAGAGGGAAAGGGCGCAGGAAGTTATAGACAAAATTTCAAACAGAAATCTTGAAAACGACAGATTCCACAATGCTTACGAACTTATTGCCGGCGGTCAGGAAGAAAAGGGACTTGAAGAAATACGCAAATTTATACGCGACAATCCTGCAGTGTGGAATGCATGGTTCCTTTTGGGATGGGGACTGCGCCGCCTGGAACGCTTTGAGGATGCAAAGCAGGCTTTTGAAAAGGCTCGCGAATGTGAAGGCGGTGATGAAAGCGCAGACACCCTTAACGAACTAGCCATTTGCCAGATGGAAACAGGTGAACTGGATGAAGCGCAGGACAGTCTTAACCAAGCTCTTGCTTACGATCCCGACAATACAAAGATTATAAGCAATATGGGATATCTGTGTCTTAAACTGGGCGATGAAGAACAGGCTAGAAAATTCTTTATGACGGTTCTTGAAATAGACCCGGGCGATAAAATTGCAAAGATAGAACTTCAGAAACTCGAAGCCGAAGTCTGA
- a CDS encoding Crp/Fnr family transcriptional regulator — protein sequence MSFVNFRQNSYILVEGTPATDRFFIIQSGRVKCFHELSIPGSVPAILGPGDFVGVIPCMSGHAQTESVVALTNVVAIMVRKDQYPELIMKNTPVAMKIVRAFAHDMRSLNDNLTKITLKKTIIDSPEELFKIADYYENSGHTDVATYGYYQYLKECPRGPKSEDAKRRFSSLKPRSKAVYFEATNELVRSYPRGTMIFSECQHGSDMFVIQEGSVRITKVVDHAEVTLALLKKGDMFGEMALLENKPRSASAIAHDNCRLMTINRANFDQMVATQPQMISRLTIMFADRLWGLYRQLVNTQFREPREKMIDMLALQIEKQKINAVRGMTFMTDLTISDLVNLCGLPPEYEAQAVYQLQSDQNVRIVDGKINIPDVMELIRQAAFYRKQNNRRANEQ from the coding sequence TTGTCTTTTGTTAATTTCAGACAGAATTCGTATATTCTCGTAGAGGGAACTCCTGCTACCGACAGATTTTTTATTATTCAGAGCGGCCGTGTAAAGTGCTTTCATGAGCTTTCAATTCCCGGAAGTGTTCCTGCAATTCTTGGACCGGGAGACTTCGTAGGTGTTATTCCGTGTATGTCGGGACATGCCCAGACAGAAAGCGTCGTGGCACTTACAAACGTTGTTGCCATTATGGTAAGAAAAGACCAGTATCCTGAACTTATCATGAAAAATACGCCTGTTGCCATGAAGATTGTGCGCGCTTTTGCACATGACATGCGTTCACTCAATGATAATCTTACAAAAATTACCCTTAAAAAAACAATCATTGACTCTCCCGAAGAGTTGTTCAAGATTGCCGACTACTATGAAAATTCAGGGCATACAGACGTTGCAACTTACGGGTATTATCAGTATCTGAAGGAATGCCCGCGCGGACCAAAGTCAGAAGATGCAAAAAGACGTTTTTCTTCGTTAAAGCCACGTTCGAAGGCTGTTTATTTTGAAGCGACGAATGAACTTGTGCGTTCTTACCCGCGCGGCACGATGATTTTCTCTGAATGCCAGCACGGTTCGGATATGTTTGTTATACAGGAAGGCTCTGTGAGAATTACAAAAGTTGTTGATCATGCCGAAGTTACGCTGGCTCTTCTTAAAAAAGGCGATATGTTCGGCGAAATGGCGCTTCTGGAAAACAAGCCGCGTTCTGCAAGTGCAATTGCCCATGACAACTGCCGCCTTATGACCATAAACCGTGCCAACTTTGACCAGATGGTTGCCACGCAACCGCAGATGATTTCAAGGCTTACAATAATGTTTGCAGACCGTCTGTGGGGGCTTTACAGACAGCTCGTCAATACGCAGTTCAGGGAGCCGCGCGAAAAGATGATAGACATGCTTGCGCTTCAGATAGAAAAACAGAAAATTAATGCTGTACGCGGAATGACATTTATGACCGACCTTACAATTTCTGATCTGGTGAACCTGTGCGGACTTCCGCCTGAATATGAGGCTCAGGCAGTGTACCAGCTGCAGTCTGACCAGAACGTAAGAATTGTTGACGGCAAAATCAATATTCCCGATGTAATGGAACTTATAAGACAGGCGGCATTCTACCGCAAGCAGAATAACCGGCGTGCAAATGAGCAGTAG